A single window of Deltaproteobacteria bacterium DNA harbors:
- a CDS encoding TlyA family RNA methyltransferase, which translates to MPPQDKQRLDLALLDRGLAPSRQRARAMIMAGKISVNNQRTDKPGASVTPADSIALIGEDIPYVSRGGLKLERALEAFDIRVEGYTCLDVGASTGGFTDCLLQHGAATVYAVDVGYGQFAWSLRNDPRIMLFERTNIRNLAIEKVPSPVDIAVIDVSFISLKIVVPVILKFLKTKATVAALIKPQFEVGKGKVGKGGVVKDPLQHQSVIDTLTAFFEQLNFTVQPVIPSPIKGPKGNTEFLIAMTYQ; encoded by the coding sequence ATGCCGCCTCAAGACAAGCAAAGACTGGACCTGGCCCTACTCGACCGGGGGCTGGCACCGAGCCGTCAGCGCGCGCGCGCGATGATCATGGCCGGCAAAATATCGGTCAACAACCAGCGGACAGACAAGCCGGGCGCGTCGGTCACCCCTGCAGACAGCATTGCACTGATCGGTGAGGACATCCCCTATGTCAGCCGGGGCGGGTTAAAGCTGGAAAGGGCTCTCGAGGCGTTCGACATCCGTGTCGAGGGGTACACCTGCCTGGACGTGGGCGCTTCCACCGGCGGTTTTACCGACTGCCTGCTTCAGCATGGGGCCGCAACGGTTTACGCCGTTGACGTCGGTTACGGGCAGTTTGCCTGGTCCTTGAGAAACGACCCGCGGATCATGCTTTTCGAGCGCACCAACATACGGAACTTGGCCATCGAAAAGGTTCCATCCCCCGTCGACATCGCGGTAATCGACGTGTCCTTCATATCCTTGAAAATCGTCGTGCCGGTCATTTTGAAATTTCTCAAGACAAAGGCCACGGTGGCGGCGCTCATCAAACCCCAATTCGAGGTAGGCAAAGGCAAGGTCGGTAAAGGCGGCGTCGTTAAAGACCCCCTGCAGCATCAAAGCGTCATCGATACGTTGACGGCCTTTTTCGAACAATTGAACTTCACCGTCCAACCCGTGATCCCCTCCCCCATCAAAGGCCCTAAAGGCAATACGGAATTTTTGATAGCCATGACATATCAGTAG
- a CDS encoding 1-deoxy-D-xylulose-5-phosphate synthase (catalyzes the formation of 1-deoxy-D-xylulose 5-phosphate from pyruvate and D-glyceraldehyde 3-phosphate) yields the protein RNILEERGVHATVVNCRFIKPVDTDTIVGLARMIPRLVTVEENTLMGGFGSAVLESLNDHGLSGYALKRIGVRDAFVEHGPQSVLRARHGLDAQAIVNAAIEVNQKLRT from the coding sequence CGGAATATTCTCGAAGAAAGGGGCGTGCATGCCACCGTGGTGAATTGCCGCTTTATAAAGCCCGTCGACACGGATACGATCGTCGGGCTTGCGCGGATGATTCCAAGGCTGGTCACCGTGGAGGAGAATACGCTGATGGGCGGTTTCGGGAGCGCTGTGCTGGAAAGCCTGAACGATCACGGCCTTTCCGGATATGCCCTGAAAAGAATCGGCGTCCGGGACGCTTTCGTGGAACACGGTCCGCAATCCGTATTGAGGGCCAGGCACGGGCTGGATGCCCAGGCAATCGTGAATGCGGCCATTGAAGTAAATCAGAAATTAAGAACGTGA